In Acipenser ruthenus chromosome 15, fAciRut3.2 maternal haplotype, whole genome shotgun sequence, a genomic segment contains:
- the LOC117422143 gene encoding pleckstrin-2-like — protein MDAIQDENAILKEGFLVKRGHIVHNWKARWFVLLPDRLLYYRYEGGKRESCPRGKVFLADCKVTCPCLEYENRPMVIKLKTQKSTEYFLEACSREQRDTWASSITAAIHTLLPAQAPKPDPEHSPIELHNVSLSQVADSMHDIHSGIKLMNHIEQGSSFKKCFTGSALVDWLVSLNFVVTRFEAVTLSSALMDENFVKPIGIKSIEAIRSGELSDQFLDDSTALYTFTERYKRKASVKHEVSLSAVELSGRVVIQGYLLKQGHNRKSWKVRLFILRAEPGYLHYYDPSRDDHRPVGGFPLRGCLVSALEDNGVHSGVKGKLQGNLFKIITQNDIHYYIQATSKEERLEWISALKQLTC, from the exons GGCCACATTGTGCACAACTGGAAGGCGCGCTGGTTCGTTCTCCTCCCGGACAGGCTTCTGTACTACAGATACGAAGGGGGGAAGCGGGAGTCCTGTCCCAGGGGCAAGGTCTTCCTCGCAGACTGCAAAGTTACCTGTCCCTGCCTGGAATACGAGAACAGACCG ATGGTGATTAAATTAAAGACACAGAAATCGACAGAGTATTTCCTCGAAGCGTGTTCTCGGGAGCAGCGTGACACGTGGGCATCCAGCATCACAGCGGCTATCCACACGCTGCTCCCCGCGCAGGCTCCGAAACCAGATCCGGAGCACTCGCCCATAGAGCTGCACAACGTCAGCTTGAG CCAGGTGGCGGATTCAATGCATGACATTCACAGTGGGATCAAACTAATGAACCACATAGAACAAGGCAGCTCTTTCAAGAAGTGTTTCACAG GCTCCGCTCTGGTCGACTGGTTGGTCTCTCTCAATTTCGTGGTGACTCGTTTTGAAGCGGTGACGCTGTCCTCCGCACTGATGGATGAGAACTTTGTGAAACCCATAGGGATTAAGAGTATCGAGGCGATCAGGAGCGGGGAGCTGTCCGATCAGTTTCTCGACGACTCTACGGCGCTATACACCTTC ACGGAGCGCTACAAGAGGAAAGCCAGCGTGAAGCATGAAGTCAGTCTCTCGGCAGTGGAGCTCAGCGGAAGAGTTGTGATTCAGGGATATTTATTGAAGCAG GGACACAACAGAAAAAGCTGGAAGGTTCGGCTGTTCATTCTGAGGGCGGAGCCTGGTTACCTACATTACTATGATCCCTCCCGC GACGACCATCGGCCAGTCGGAGGATTTCCACTGCGGGGCTGTCTCGTCTCGGCACTCGAAGACAACGGAGTTCACTCGG GAGTGAAGGGGAAGCTGCAGGGCAATCTGTTCAAAATAATAACTCAGAACGACATCCACTACTACATCCAGGCCACCTCCAAGGAAGAGAGGCTGGAATGGATCAGCGCCCTGAAGCAGCTGACGTGTTAG
- the LOC117422144 gene encoding galectin-related protein A-like, producing the protein MAENDKFTTDGLYVGEIQGGLKPSMKLTVMGRVNQQPKSIAVNLACSSKDPETDVGLQLSVSFQDRSVARNARVCGEWGAAEKNIPYFPFSAGETFKMEILCEHQQFRVMVDGQPLCGFAHRIQKLASLTALKVWGDMQLTKVA; encoded by the exons ATGGCGGAAAATGACAAGTTTACAACG gATGGCCTCTATGTTGGTGAAATCCAAGGCGGTCTGAAGCCGTCTATGAAGCTCACTGTAATGGGGAGAGTAAACCAACAGCCTAAGAG TATTGCAGTGAACCTGGCCTGCAGCTCCAAGGATCCCGAGACGGATGTGGGGCTGCAGTTGTCTGTGAGTTTCCAGGATCGCTCCGTCGCGAGGAACGCCAGGGTCTGCGGGGAGTGGGGCGCAGCAGAGAAGAACATCCCCTACTTCCCCTTCTCTGCAGGGGAAACCTTTAAA ATGGAGATCCTGTGTGAACACCAGCAGTTTCGGGTCATGGTGGACGGGCAGCCGCTGTGTGGCTTCGCTCATCGTATCCAGAAGCTGGCCTCTCTCACTGCCCTCAAAGTGTGGGGAGACATGCAGCTCACCAAAGTGGCCTGA